TATTCTTTTAAGTTCTTTTTAGCCTTTTCAATAGCTGCTTCTAATTCAACCAAACGACGACGCGCTGTTTCGCAATTAGCTTTAGCTTCAGTAACTTGCTTTTGGGCTTTTTGCATAGCATCACGCAAGCGATCGTATGCTTCTGGTGATGCTGCTGTCTGTATTTGTCTTTCAATAGTGAGAATTTCTTCTTCTTTATTTTTCAAATTAGCTATTTGTTGTTTAGCAGAAATTTCAGCATTATGTAAGTAATAAATCACATTACCCAATTGACTCAAAGCTTCATCATCAGCTAACAACCAAGGTTGTTCTTTGAGAGAAGATGAATTCCGCCTATGCTCATCTTCTTCTAAAAATACTTTTATTTTTTCTAAACTCTCTTGACCAATGTCTAACTTTCCAATTAAATTCAATAGGCGTTGATCTCGCTCTAACAAGATATCTTGTACTATTTGTACTTGGCGTGTGCGAAATTCTTTTTCTCCTTGTGTTTGTACCTGTGTGAGTAACGGTTGAATTAACATTAATGGTAAAACATCAGCAGCTAGTTGAATCATTTCTTTGCGAATTTGCTCTGCTTCTGCTGTTTTTTCTTGCTTTTGTTGTTCTAAATAGCTTCTTTCCGCCGCAATTTTACCACCTTCAGCAATAAATTTATTCTCAGCTTCTTCATATTCTTGTTCACATAATTTTAATTCTTCTTGTAAGGTCACATAGCTAAATTTTTGAGCCTCATACTCTTTTTGTATTTGTTTGAGTTCTGTTTCAATATCTTCTAAATTGACCAAAATCTCTTTTTCCGCAATTTCCTTACGTTTGCGATTGACTAAAATTTCTATATCAACAGCTAAACGTTCAGCTAATTCTAATCCTAAAAGAGTGCGAATTGCGTCTACAACAATTGGTGGTGGTACTTCTTGCTCTGCTAACTCTTTAACTTGTTCTCCATCAAAGAGAAACAAATTAGAAATTCCTAAAGGCAAAAGATTTTCAATATAATCATCCCAAGTATTAACTAACGCTTCAATAGACCATGTATCATCATCTCCAAAAACACCTAAAGAATCTTTGCCCTCTTTAGGATTTTTTTCCCAAGCTCTGACGATTTTGTATTTAACTGGTTTATCATTTTCAATATGTTCAAAAACTAATTCAACACGAGTTTGTTCATGAGGTGAAGCCTGACTATTAACGCACTGAGTCAAAAAATCAGTATAACTTAAATTTCCACGAGTAGAACATTGGGCGCGATGTCCATAAAGTGCAAGGCGAATAGCGTCCATTAACGTAGTTTTACCACCTCCATTCATCCCGCCTAAAAGAATAATTGGACGAGTACAATCGTTAATTTTTGAATCAAGATTTATTACCTGACGCCCATTGTAGGGGCCAAAATTTTGGAGAACAAGTTCAAGAAAAATCATAACGATATTCTATATTTAATTCTCATACAAATAAGCAATCTTACACCTTTTGTTACCTATGGGTAACATTTACTCAGTCATGAGCCTTTGACACAATCAAAGGCATGGGAAAAGCAGGAAAAGCACTCAAACAAGTGTTAGAAACCTATGGCATTAGCCAAAATCAATTAGCAGTGACAATGGGGACAGGACGACCAAATGTTCATCGTTGGGTGTACGAAATTAGAGATCCTGTTGCTGAAACGGTGCTAGAAATTCGTGATGCGCTTAAACAAATTAATCCAGCAGCAGCACAAGAATTTATCAGATTGTACTTAGGAGACTCTACTGAGGATCAGAAACACCCTTAGTAAAAATTGCATAAACTCTGCGCCCCTTTGCGCTTTCCTTTGCGCTCCTTTGCGTTTTAATTTATGCAAATATGTACTTAAACTCTCAAGACGTTGTTTCCTTCTTTTGAAACTTCATACTCGCCCAAGTCTTAGGTTTAGCAGAAGACGCATCTGTTATTTCTTCTTTTACAACATCTCCCAAAGTCAGCTGCTTCACCTTTGCCACATCACCTTGAGTAACAGCTGTTTTTAAATCTCTTTTCAAATAAGCATTTTTAACTGCTTCCTCGAGTGAGCGAGAACTAGTTTCAAAACATTTCTCTAGCGCATCGTATATTCCTGTACGGCGCGCTTTTTTACGAAACTGACGTTCCGTATCTAATAGCTTCGCCATTAATTCCAGGTGCATGGCGTCACCTTCACAGATTTCTTCCAGCACAGCCC
Above is a genomic segment from Fischerella sp. JS2 containing:
- the dndD gene encoding DNA sulfur modification protein DndD, with translation MIFLELVLQNFGPYNGRQVINLDSKINDCTRPIILLGGMNGGGKTTLMDAIRLALYGHRAQCSTRGNLSYTDFLTQCVNSQASPHEQTRVELVFEHIENDKPVKYKIVRAWEKNPKEGKDSLGVFGDDDTWSIEALVNTWDDYIENLLPLGISNLFLFDGEQVKELAEQEVPPPIVVDAIRTLLGLELAERLAVDIEILVNRKRKEIAEKEILVNLEDIETELKQIQKEYEAQKFSYVTLQEELKLCEQEYEEAENKFIAEGGKIAAERSYLEQQKQEKTAEAEQIRKEMIQLAADVLPLMLIQPLLTQVQTQGEKEFRTRQVQIVQDILLERDQRLLNLIGKLDIGQESLEKIKVFLEEDEHRRNSSSLKEQPWLLADDEALSQLGNVIYYLHNAEISAKQQIANLKNKEEEILTIERQIQTAASPEAYDRLRDAMQKAQKQVTEAKANCETARRRLVELEAAIEKAKKNLKEYTEQTIDRNNREHIITASARVQETLKLFRERLTLRKLNKLENEVTECFRYLLHKSDLVHRIAIDTNTFSLSLYDLQGKLVPKHRLSAGEKQLLAIAFLWGLARVSGLRLPVAIDTPLGRLDSSHRSNLVERYFPSASHQVILLSTDTEIGEKEVETLRKNEAIAREYLLKYDSSTRQTTVQLGYFW
- a CDS encoding helix-turn-helix transcriptional regulator is translated as MGKAGKALKQVLETYGISQNQLAVTMGTGRPNVHRWVYEIRDPVAETVLEIRDALKQINPAAAQEFIRLYLGDSTEDQKHP